A single genomic interval of Ammospiza nelsoni isolate bAmmNel1 chromosome 25, bAmmNel1.pri, whole genome shotgun sequence harbors:
- the PTP4A2 gene encoding protein tyrosine phosphatase type IVA 2 yields the protein MNRPAPVEITYENLRFLITHNPTNATLSKFIEELKKYGVTTLVRVCDATYDQAPIEKEGIQVLDWPFDDGAPPPSQIVEDWLNLLKSKFREEPGCCVAVHCVAGLGRAPVLVALALIECGMKYEDAVQFIRQKRRGAFNSKQLLYLEKYRPKMRLRFKDANGHCCVQ from the exons ATGAACCGTCCAGCCCCCGTGGAAATTACTTATGAAAATCTGCGTTTTCTGATCACTCACAACCCAACCAATGCAACCCTCAGCAAGTTCATCGAG gAGCTGAAGAAATATGGGGTGACAACCTTGGTGCGAGTTTGTGATGCCACTTACGATCAAGCTCCAATCGAGAAAGAAGGAATCCAAGTTCTA GACTGGCCGTTTGATGATGGAGCACCACCTCCCAGCCAGATCGTGGAGGATTGGCTGAAccttttgaaaagcaaatttcGGGAGGAGCCCGGGTGCTGCGTGGCTGTGCActgtgtggcagggctgggaag GGCTCCCGTTCTGGTGGCGCTCGCTCTCATTGAATGTGGAATGAAGTATGAGGATGCAGTTCAGTTTATAAGGCA gAAAAGGAGGGGAGCTTTCAATTCCAAACAGCTGCTTTATCTGGAGAAATACCGGCCCAAGATGAGATTACGCTTCAAAGATGCCAACGGTCACTGCTGTGTtcaataa